CTTGTTGAGCGAGAACGAAGAGGAGGAGCCCCCGGCGGGCGAGCTGGAGAAGGTGGACGCCCAAACCGCCACACCAGCTGGCAAAGCCAAAATCCCCAACCCCACCAGCGTGGAGGTGACCAAACCTGGTGGTGAGAACCTTCAGAAACCAACCAAGCAGGCAAGAAAGCCCTCGGGGAAACCCCAAGGCAAATCTTCTCGCGGTAGCTTCAAGAAGTTCTCCGGCAGGACCTTGCTGGCTCCCGGCCGCTGCCACGACTGCGGCAAAGCCTTGGCCTTTGGCTCGACCTTCTCCAAGCGCCGCCGGGGAGCCGAAAGGCCTCACAAATGTCCTGAGTGTGGGAAGTGCTTCAGGTTGAGCTCCACCCTCATCACACACCAGCGGCGCCACGCCGCCGAGAAGCCCTTCAGGTGCCCtgactgcggcaagagcttcagcgTCGGCTCGGCCTTCATCCAGCACCAACGCGGCCACctcggcgccgccgccgccccaaccccctgccagtgTGGGGTCTGTGGGAAGagcttccctgccagctccagttTGGTGAAGCATCAGAAGCTCCACCTGGAGGAGAAGCCTTACAAGTGTGGGGACTGTGGGAAGGGCTTCAACTGGAATTCCCACCTGGAACGGCACCGTCGGATCCACACCGGGGAGAAGCCCTTCACGTGCCCGGAGTGTGGGAAGAGCTTCTCCTGGAGCTCCCACCTGGACCGGCACCGCCGGACCCACCTGGGGAGCAGTGTGGGCTCCTCCTGTCGGTGCTCCAGCTGCGGTCACTCCCCACCGTCGAGACCCCTGCCGCCGCCGGCAGCGGCCGGAGAAGCTTCCAAAGCTGAGGAGAAACCTTGGAAGTGCGGAGAGTGCGGGAAGGGCTTCACCAAGAGCTCGGCGCTGGCCAAGCACCGGCGCGGCCACGGTGGGGACAAGCCCCACAAGTGTGGGGAGTGTGGGAAGAGCTTTGGGTTGCCCACAGCCTTGGTCCAGCACCAACGGAGTCACACCGTGGGCAAACCCTTCCAGTGCGGGGACTGCGGGAAGAGCTTCTCCTGGAGCTCCCACCTGGACCGGCACCGCCGGATCCACATGGGGGAGAAGCCTTTCCGGTGTGGGGATTGCGGGAAGAGCTTCTCCCAGAGCTCCCACCTGGAGAGACACCACCGCGTCCACGCCGCCGCATCTCCCACCGGCGGCAGCGGCGCCACGGAGCAACCTTCCCAGTGCAGCGACTGCGGGAAGAGCTTCCTGGCGTCCGCCAAGCGCCGGAGGCTGCTGAGCGCCACCTCGAAGTGCAGTGACTGCGGGAAGAGCTTCCTGTGGGTGCCCCGAGCCAGACCTGCCCCTCAAGAGAAGACCCAAAAGTGCTGTGAATGTGGGAAGGACTTCACCTCCAAGCTGGACAACGTCAAGCACCAAGGCACCCAGACCGGGGAGAAGCCCTACGGCTGCCCCgagtgcggcaagagcttcgGGCAGAACTCGGCCCTGGTCAAGCACCGCCGGATGCACACCGGGGAGAAGCCTTTCAAGTGTGGGGAGTGTGGGAAGAGCTTCAGCGTCAGGTCCAACCTGATCAAGCACCAGAGGACGCACCTGGGGGAGAAGCCCTACAAGTGCCCCGACTGCGGCAAAGGCTTCATCCAGAAGTCCGACCTGACCAAGCACCGCCGGATGCACACCGGGGAGAAGCCCTACGAGTGCCGGGAGTGCGGCAAGCGCTTCAGCGTCTCCTCCAACCTCATCAAGCACCAACGCATCCACCTGGGGGAGAAGCCCTACCAGTGCCCCgagtgcggcaagagcttcatcCAGCGCTCGGAGCTCACCATCCACCACCGCGTCCACACCGGGGAGAAGCCCTACAAGTGCCCCCAGTGCGGCAAATGCTTCAGCCGCAGCTCACACCTCAACCGCCACCAACGGACCCACGCCGGGGACAAGCCCaaagccgccgccgccgccgcggcggTCGCCAACCCCTCGGGACCCTTCCCCGGCGCCACCTTCTCCCCGCCCTTGGGCGCTTCGGCCACCTCCTTGCCGCCCTTGGGTTCCTTCCCGGCGTCCCCCTCGGCCTTGCCCATCCCGGGGCtggacctgccctgggccctctccttccccagccgaggcttcccccacccctccttctcctcGGCCCCGGGCTCGGGGGCACAGACCCCGTCCCTCATTAACTGAGGTCGTTAAGGAgctgaggaggggatggagaagtCCTCCTTGCGCCGTGGGTCCGTCCTCCTCCCCCcgtgccccagcccctcacccgaCACCCAACTGGAGGTGGCCTCAAAGACTCAGCATTGGTTGACCTCATGATCCCCATTGATGGAGATCCACCTCCACATGGATCCCACGGATGGGGATCCACCTCTATCTCCACATGGATCCCACGGATGGGGATCCACCTCATGGATCCCACGGATGGGGATCCACCTCCACATGGATCCCACGGATGGGGATCCACCTCATGGATCCCATGGATGGGGATCCACCTCCACATGGATCCCACGGATGGGGATCCACCTCTATCTCCACATGGATCCCACCTtgaccccacctcactcctccatcccagagcctccctgctctTTTTCCCTTCGCTTCTGACCTTTGTGGGGAGCCTTCAGGTGGAAGGAAACCATTTGGGTGGATGTGTGATGTCGCTTTTCAGGCATGTCCTGGAAACTGGGGAGTCTGAGGGGCTTCTGGGGTCCTTTTCCACGTGGATTTGGTAACAAAGTTGTATTTTTGTggtgaatttttttccccttggattTTTGGGTTGAAATCCTGCTTTTTTTCTATCCCagctttccacccccccacccccccaccccgcttGGTTGTcagggggaggtgagggggaAATAGTGAAGGAAATGACCAGAAAGGGttcaagatgattttttttttaaaaaaatcatcaaaATTTGCCCCAAAAATTATTAAAAGTTGGTTAAAATTATTGAAAATTGTCAAAAATGAAGTTTCAAAATGATGAAAAATTATCCAAACCTCTAAAAATCCTCCAGATGGGACCA
This genomic window from Dryobates pubescens isolate bDryPub1 chromosome 39, bDryPub1.pri, whole genome shotgun sequence contains:
- the LOC104309615 gene encoding zinc finger protein 345-like, producing MQESYESVISLAEEIAISWPRITAFAESHRRRGLSTDDALLSENEEEEPPAGELEKVDAQTATPAGKAKIPNPTSVEVTKPGGENLQKPTKQARKPSGKPQGKSSRGSFKKFSGRTLLAPGRCHDCGKALAFGSTFSKRRRGAERPHKCPECGKCFRLSSTLITHQRRHAAEKPFRCPDCGKSFSVGSAFIQHQRGHLGAAAAPTPCQCGVCGKSFPASSSLVKHQKLHLEEKPYKCGDCGKGFNWNSHLERHRRIHTGEKPFTCPECGKSFSWSSHLDRHRRTHLGSSVGSSCRCSSCGHSPPSRPLPPPAAAGEASKAEEKPWKCGECGKGFTKSSALAKHRRGHGGDKPHKCGECGKSFGLPTALVQHQRSHTVGKPFQCGDCGKSFSWSSHLDRHRRIHMGEKPFRCGDCGKSFSQSSHLERHHRVHAAASPTGGSGATEQPSQCSDCGKSFLASAKRRRLLSATSKCSDCGKSFLWVPRARPAPQEKTQKCCECGKDFTSKLDNVKHQGTQTGEKPYGCPECGKSFGQNSALVKHRRMHTGEKPFKCGECGKSFSVRSNLIKHQRTHLGEKPYKCPDCGKGFIQKSDLTKHRRMHTGEKPYECRECGKRFSVSSNLIKHQRIHLGEKPYQCPECGKSFIQRSELTIHHRVHTGEKPYKCPQCGKCFSRSSHLNRHQRTHAGDKPKAAAAAAAVANPSGPFPGATFSPPLGASATSLPPLGSFPASPSALPIPGLDLPWALSFPSRGFPHPSFSSAPGSGAQTPSLIN